The following are encoded together in the Gordonia insulae genome:
- a CDS encoding SRPBCC family protein has translation MTERFEVQRLINADPAAIFALLSSPEGHVTIDSSGMLQSADGASVAAVGDEFLVHMDRESLNDLPMGKYDVKVIITEFEQDRLIEWTIAGTVRPPLDHRYGYRLETADGGTLVTSYYDWSRVVREDIRGRFPILPEAGLRATLGILARTVETS, from the coding sequence ATGACCGAACGGTTCGAGGTACAACGCCTGATCAACGCCGATCCCGCGGCAATCTTCGCCTTACTGTCGTCGCCCGAGGGCCACGTGACGATCGACAGTTCCGGCATGCTGCAGAGCGCCGACGGCGCCTCTGTCGCGGCGGTGGGCGACGAGTTCCTGGTGCACATGGACCGTGAATCGCTCAACGACCTGCCGATGGGCAAGTACGACGTCAAGGTCATCATCACCGAGTTCGAGCAGGACCGCCTCATCGAGTGGACCATCGCCGGCACCGTCCGCCCGCCACTGGACCACCGATATGGCTACCGGCTCGAAACCGCCGACGGCGGAACACTTGTCACCTCGTACTACGACTGGAGTCGCGTGGTGCGTGAGGATATCCGGGGTCGGTTCCCGATCCTCCCGGAGGCGGGGCTCCGTGCGACGCTGGGAATTCTGGCGCGGACCGTCGAAACGTCGTAG
- a CDS encoding alpha/beta fold hydrolase, with protein MQFTNETLTGNGVVERDFTVDDIPGVLWMPPTVRESRSLVLMGHGGGLSARHPGVVARAHHYVEHYGLTVAAVNTPGHGGRPWTDEDRGWIDALRAARAAGESIRPVVSEFNQSLAERAVPEWQRVLDELQQVPEIGVEAPVGYAGLTLGTAIGIPFTARDPRISAAVFGGYYDYESLVEAARQITVPIELILSWDDTEIDRVAGLRLFDAFGSPDKTMRAHVGGHKRIPPIEADNTARFFARQLTGVPA; from the coding sequence ATGCAGTTCACCAATGAAACCCTCACCGGGAACGGCGTCGTCGAGCGCGACTTCACCGTCGACGACATCCCCGGCGTCCTCTGGATGCCTCCCACCGTCCGCGAATCGAGGTCGCTGGTCCTGATGGGCCACGGCGGCGGCCTGAGTGCACGACACCCAGGTGTCGTCGCCCGCGCGCACCACTATGTGGAGCACTACGGACTGACGGTCGCGGCCGTCAACACACCCGGGCACGGCGGCAGGCCGTGGACGGACGAGGACCGCGGCTGGATCGACGCGTTACGGGCGGCCCGCGCGGCGGGCGAGTCCATTCGTCCGGTCGTCAGCGAGTTCAATCAGTCACTGGCCGAACGTGCCGTGCCCGAATGGCAGCGGGTCCTCGACGAGCTGCAGCAGGTACCCGAGATCGGCGTCGAGGCTCCCGTCGGCTACGCCGGCCTGACCCTGGGGACGGCCATCGGGATTCCGTTCACCGCCCGTGACCCGCGGATCTCGGCGGCGGTGTTCGGCGGCTATTACGACTACGAGTCACTTGTCGAGGCGGCCCGGCAGATCACCGTGCCGATCGAGCTCATCCTCTCGTGGGACGACACCGAGATCGACCGTGTTGCCGGGCTACGGCTGTTCGACGCGTTCGGCTCCCCGGACAAGACGATGCGGGCGCACGTCGGCGGGCACAAACGGATTCCGCCGATCGAGGCGGACAACACCGCGAGATTCTTTGCCCGGCAGTTGACGGGCGTACCAGCCTAG
- a CDS encoding DNA-3-methyladenine glycosylase family protein — MSTHTVRREVLGPWSLDTSREFWEGFTPAALDTGQKTGTLSTVFRVDADWSAAQVTVTQRGPVAELSLSGDGDLDSAAAQTARFLALDVDARDWPGVGDRDVVIGRAQQALPGLRPCGFHSAYEAAAWSVLSQRIRMAQAAALRQRITDSHGDDGAFPTPERLATLDLELPGRKAEYLHAVADAALDGRLDTARLRAMAPEDAIESVQSITGIGPFAAELIVLRGANAPDAVPTHEKRLNAVVTELYGPDRSVTEVSELWRPFRTWASVYLRAGAERH; from the coding sequence ATGAGCACTCACACCGTGCGACGCGAGGTTCTCGGCCCATGGTCGTTGGACACCAGCCGCGAGTTCTGGGAGGGCTTCACCCCGGCGGCGCTCGACACCGGACAGAAGACCGGCACTCTGTCGACGGTGTTCCGCGTCGACGCCGACTGGTCGGCGGCACAGGTGACGGTGACCCAGCGCGGGCCGGTCGCCGAGCTGTCGCTGAGCGGGGACGGCGACCTCGACTCCGCAGCGGCACAGACCGCACGATTCCTCGCTCTCGATGTCGACGCCCGGGACTGGCCCGGTGTCGGTGACCGGGACGTGGTGATCGGCCGAGCGCAGCAGGCGCTACCCGGATTGCGGCCCTGCGGTTTTCACTCCGCGTACGAGGCGGCGGCGTGGTCGGTGCTGTCCCAGCGCATCCGGATGGCGCAGGCCGCAGCGCTACGACAGCGCATCACCGACAGCCACGGAGATGACGGAGCCTTCCCCACGCCCGAACGACTCGCCACCCTCGACCTCGAACTCCCCGGCCGCAAGGCCGAGTACCTGCACGCGGTCGCCGACGCCGCGCTCGACGGCCGACTCGACACCGCCCGCCTCCGCGCGATGGCGCCGGAGGACGCGATCGAGTCGGTGCAGTCGATCACCGGGATCGGGCCGTTCGCCGCCGAGCTGATCGTGCTGCGCGGGGCGAACGCGCCCGATGCCGTGCCGACCCACGAGAAGCGCCTGAACGCTGTGGTCACCGAGTTGTATGGTCCGGACCGTTCAGTCACCGAGGTGTCGGAGTTGTGGCGCCCGTTCCGGACGTGGGCGTCGGTGTACCTACGGGCGGGAGCCGAGCGACACTAG
- a CDS encoding DUF4234 domain-containing protein, producing the protein MSETPHVPASSSPEDQPPVFPADPPPVEQHVNGAVAPTSPPPMIPTAPVPVASGLAMKRRNPFAVWIGLPLITLGIYFYVWYYKIHKEMAEFDRRRQIPVAGPLLVMIFLFWTVIAPLISYHNAGARIRNAQTAAGLPATCSPTLCWVLAFVFGTNLLYMQFELNKVVDRYAGAPPHTTVPLFV; encoded by the coding sequence ATGTCTGAAACGCCCCACGTCCCGGCGAGCTCATCACCCGAGGACCAGCCTCCGGTCTTCCCGGCGGACCCGCCGCCGGTCGAGCAGCATGTGAACGGGGCGGTCGCACCGACCTCGCCGCCGCCGATGATTCCGACCGCGCCGGTCCCGGTCGCATCCGGGCTTGCGATGAAGCGTCGCAACCCGTTTGCCGTCTGGATCGGTTTGCCGCTCATCACTCTCGGCATCTACTTCTATGTCTGGTACTACAAGATCCACAAGGAGATGGCGGAGTTCGACCGCCGTCGGCAGATCCCCGTCGCCGGACCGCTGCTGGTGATGATCTTCCTGTTCTGGACCGTCATCGCCCCGCTGATCAGCTATCACAACGCGGGTGCGCGAATTCGTAACGCGCAGACCGCCGCCGGCCTTCCGGCCACCTGCTCGCCGACGTTGTGTTGGGTCCTCGCCTTTGTGTTCGGCACCAACCTGCTGTACATGCAGTTCGAACTGAACAAGGTGGTGGACCGTTACGCGGGGGCGCCTCCGCACACGACGGTTCCGCTGTTCGTGTGA
- a CDS encoding GIY-YIG nuclease family protein — protein sequence MSDWHDEFLAAPLHTRSEVLSAPCPVPAAPGLYGWWFDRMPCSHIDASGCQTRDEWTLLYVGISPSKPHNAEKPSSPTLRKRVCTHCRGRAATSTLRLSLGSLLADELGLELRRVGTAGKRHFGCDEAVLSDWMSEHARVSCIVYTAPWLCERELIHRLDLPLNLAENADHSFHATLSQARSDAKGRADALPVLRNCRRKS from the coding sequence ATGAGCGACTGGCACGACGAGTTTCTCGCAGCACCGCTCCACACGAGGTCTGAGGTGCTGAGCGCGCCGTGCCCCGTGCCTGCGGCACCGGGGCTGTACGGCTGGTGGTTTGACCGGATGCCCTGTTCGCACATCGACGCGAGTGGCTGCCAAACGCGGGATGAGTGGACCCTGCTGTACGTCGGCATCAGCCCGAGCAAGCCGCACAATGCCGAAAAACCTAGTTCCCCGACGCTTCGAAAAAGGGTCTGCACCCACTGCAGGGGCCGGGCAGCAACGTCAACTCTGCGGTTGTCCTTGGGGAGTCTCCTAGCCGACGAACTTGGCTTGGAGCTGCGTCGCGTCGGCACTGCCGGCAAACGTCATTTCGGATGCGACGAGGCTGTACTGAGCGATTGGATGTCGGAGCATGCCCGTGTGTCGTGCATTGTCTACACTGCGCCGTGGCTCTGCGAACGGGAACTCATCCATCGCCTCGACCTGCCATTGAACCTAGCTGAGAACGCTGACCATTCGTTTCACGCAACGTTGTCACAGGCGCGATCGGACGCGAAGGGTCGAGCAGATGCGTTGCCGGTGCTCCGGAACTGCCGGCGCAAATCGTAG
- a CDS encoding AAA family ATPase yields the protein MRIGVSGPHGTGKTTLVDDLCTALGDHVAMEEPYHLLEDEGHEFAHPPSPSDYRMQLTRSIDALNNSYENVVFDRTPMDFLAYLAACGADLDEEVDADAVRAAMAGLDLLVLVPISGATEKDLPEPEMLGLRAAVNESLIEVVYADDLEVMGDLRVIELAGPLDQRVDVVLAALR from the coding sequence ATGCGAATCGGGGTGTCCGGGCCACACGGGACCGGGAAGACGACATTGGTCGACGACCTGTGCACCGCACTGGGCGACCACGTGGCGATGGAGGAGCCGTACCACCTCCTCGAGGACGAGGGCCACGAGTTCGCTCACCCACCGTCGCCGTCCGACTACCGGATGCAGCTGACTCGCTCGATCGATGCGCTGAACAATTCATATGAAAACGTCGTATTCGATCGCACACCAATGGATTTCCTGGCCTACCTGGCGGCGTGCGGTGCCGACCTCGACGAAGAAGTGGACGCGGATGCGGTCCGTGCCGCGATGGCCGGCCTCGATCTGCTTGTCCTCGTGCCGATCTCCGGTGCAACCGAGAAAGACCTGCCGGAACCCGAGATGCTCGGCTTGCGCGCAGCAGTCAACGAGTCGTTGATCGAGGTGGTCTACGCCGATGATCTGGAGGTGATGGGCGATCTGCGTGTGATCGAATTGGCCGGGCCGCTGGATCAGCGGGTGGATGTGGTGTTGGCGGCTTTGCGGTGA
- a CDS encoding MerR family transcriptional regulator yields MARASSTRLAQVAALIEHMSATPSYVGRQSRDLEISVTKLLANATRQARGQPPVAQYRIDDLARVSGVTTRNIRVYRERGLLAPPHRVGRIALYSESHVRRLALISSMLSRGYTIAHIDELMTAWHEGRQIGDILGLETELADIEESPPTRSTTLADLAGAGVPADDAERLEHLKILRITAPDDVIVTEPALLDAILPLVTEKRPASLVIDVIEKVAPAFESLGQAMVDAADTLTGTASSDDAGGRRLTEATLTLIQLRALADAATRVTLTETTNTLLAQSLADLAPDSDSDGDDVVG; encoded by the coding sequence GTGGCCCGAGCATCGTCGACGCGCCTGGCGCAGGTGGCCGCGCTGATCGAACACATGTCGGCCACGCCGTCGTACGTGGGCAGGCAGTCCCGCGATCTCGAGATCTCGGTGACCAAACTCCTCGCCAACGCGACGCGGCAGGCCCGCGGGCAGCCGCCCGTCGCGCAGTACCGCATCGACGACCTCGCGCGCGTGTCCGGCGTGACGACGCGCAACATCCGCGTGTACCGCGAGCGCGGTCTGCTGGCGCCGCCCCATCGCGTCGGCCGGATCGCGCTGTACTCCGAGTCCCATGTCCGACGACTCGCCCTGATCAGTTCGATGCTCTCGCGGGGGTACACGATCGCCCACATCGACGAACTGATGACCGCCTGGCACGAGGGTCGGCAGATCGGCGACATCCTCGGCCTGGAGACCGAGCTCGCCGACATCGAGGAATCGCCGCCCACACGCTCGACGACCCTGGCCGATCTCGCCGGCGCCGGTGTCCCCGCCGACGACGCCGAGCGACTCGAACATCTCAAGATCCTCCGGATCACCGCTCCCGACGACGTGATCGTCACTGAGCCGGCACTTCTCGACGCGATCCTCCCGCTCGTCACCGAAAAGCGGCCCGCATCGCTGGTCATCGACGTCATCGAGAAGGTCGCGCCCGCATTCGAGTCGCTCGGCCAGGCGATGGTCGACGCCGCCGACACACTCACCGGCACTGCGTCATCGGACGACGCCGGAGGGCGTCGGCTCACCGAGGCGACGCTGACGCTGATCCAGCTGCGCGCACTGGCCGACGCGGCCACCCGGGTCACCCTCACGGAGACGACGAACACGCTTCTGGCGCAATCGCTTGCGGACCTGGCACCTGACTCGGATTCCGATGGTGACGATGTCGTCGGGTAA
- a CDS encoding alpha/beta hydrolase, which produces MTRRTLRPFAEFLPAGPLQILTSRALVAAGMLIGCPPPHHVRIDKLSTGTFRGEWVYPPETRESRQVILYVHGSGYAICSARTHRGIVARLAHLTGMPAFTVDYRLAPEHPFPAAADDVEAAYAWLQDIGYRAENITLAGDSAGGHLILDLLAENARRGRPQPRSVVMMSPLVDLTLELARRREREVAPDPLISARAARRLVRHYTADHPDDLPRLKLTLDRADDLPRTLIQAGGAEMLVADAEEARRMLVDAGADCTLEIWPGQLHVFQALPALIPEATPALRAVAAFITEPFTAEASTATGEPEDVSIDQKGYASA; this is translated from the coding sequence GTGACGCGGCGGACCCTGCGTCCGTTCGCGGAGTTCCTGCCGGCCGGCCCACTGCAGATCCTCACGTCTCGGGCGCTCGTCGCCGCGGGAATGCTGATCGGCTGTCCGCCACCGCATCACGTCCGCATCGACAAACTCAGCACCGGGACCTTCCGCGGGGAGTGGGTCTATCCGCCCGAGACACGCGAGTCGCGGCAGGTGATCCTGTACGTGCACGGCAGCGGATATGCGATCTGCTCGGCACGGACCCATCGCGGCATTGTCGCCCGGCTCGCCCATCTGACGGGCATGCCCGCCTTCACCGTCGACTATCGGCTCGCCCCCGAGCATCCCTTCCCCGCGGCCGCCGACGACGTGGAAGCGGCCTACGCCTGGCTGCAGGACATCGGTTACCGCGCGGAGAACATCACCCTCGCCGGAGACTCCGCCGGCGGCCATTTGATCCTGGACCTGTTGGCGGAGAACGCGCGTCGGGGACGGCCGCAGCCGCGATCGGTGGTGATGATGTCGCCGCTCGTCGACCTGACCCTGGAACTGGCCCGACGCCGCGAACGTGAGGTCGCGCCGGATCCGCTCATCTCAGCGCGCGCTGCACGACGACTCGTCCGGCACTACACCGCCGATCATCCCGACGACCTCCCGCGGCTGAAACTGACGCTCGACCGCGCCGACGACCTGCCGCGCACCCTGATCCAGGCCGGCGGTGCGGAGATGCTCGTCGCCGACGCCGAGGAGGCACGACGAATGCTGGTCGACGCCGGCGCCGACTGCACGCTGGAGATCTGGCCGGGACAACTCCATGTGTTCCAAGCACTTCCGGCGTTGATCCCGGAGGCCACACCTGCGCTACGCGCCGTGGCGGCCTTCATCACCGAACCATTCACCGCCGAAGCATCCACTGCAACGGGGGAACCCGAGGACGTGTCGATCGATCAGAAGGGATATGCGAGCGCATGA
- a CDS encoding SDR family NAD(P)-dependent oxidoreductase produces MTTRRSHDARAVVTGAGSGIGRAFALELARRGSRVLCADIDIDRASETVRMIDDAGRGEATAIFCDVADVDDLRTLADRAPDLLGGPTSLMINNAGVGIGGKAVGAIGLDDWQWALDINLRGMVYGSELFLPQLRESRRGGLINVASAAAFSAAPGMAAYNVGKAGVLALSETIAAELSGTDLAVTVLCPTFVQTNVAADGRITGEAMKVAEALMRRTGRSAEQVARQTLDANDRGRLYVVPQFDAKAIWLAKRLMPRTYAFGAGLLHRIQPQLAVTRSVTATSTGAETPTTTARKRIPEGV; encoded by the coding sequence ATGACAACCAGGAGATCTCACGACGCGCGGGCGGTGGTCACCGGCGCCGGCAGCGGCATCGGACGTGCCTTCGCCCTCGAACTGGCTCGCCGGGGCAGCCGAGTGCTGTGCGCCGACATCGACATCGACCGGGCATCCGAGACGGTCCGGATGATCGACGACGCCGGCCGTGGTGAGGCGACCGCGATCTTCTGCGACGTCGCCGACGTCGACGACCTGCGGACGCTTGCCGATCGCGCCCCCGACCTGCTCGGCGGCCCGACCAGCCTGATGATCAACAACGCAGGCGTCGGTATCGGTGGCAAGGCGGTGGGTGCCATCGGGCTCGACGACTGGCAGTGGGCGCTGGACATCAACCTCCGTGGCATGGTCTACGGCTCTGAACTGTTCCTGCCGCAACTACGTGAGTCCCGTCGGGGCGGGCTGATCAACGTGGCGTCGGCGGCGGCGTTCTCCGCGGCCCCCGGCATGGCCGCCTACAACGTGGGAAAGGCGGGGGTGCTCGCGTTGTCGGAGACGATCGCAGCCGAACTGTCCGGAACGGACCTGGCCGTCACCGTGCTGTGTCCGACCTTCGTGCAGACCAACGTCGCCGCCGACGGCCGAATCACCGGCGAGGCGATGAAGGTCGCCGAGGCGCTCATGCGCCGCACCGGACGATCCGCGGAACAGGTGGCGCGGCAGACGCTCGACGCCAACGACCGCGGGCGGCTCTACGTCGTCCCGCAGTTCGACGCCAAGGCGATCTGGCTTGCCAAACGACTCATGCCGCGTACGTACGCCTTCGGCGCCGGGCTTCTCCATCGCATCCAGCCGCAGTTGGCCGTCACCCGCTCGGTCACCGCAACCAGCACCGGCGCCGAGACGCCGACAACCACAGCGCGCAAGCGCATCCCGGAAGGAGTGTGA
- a CDS encoding ferritin family protein, whose amino-acid sequence MPIILEDVLQTIKDRQWALADIDWEAPGAELITDEQKPKLKAFMADLVWIENVGARGFAALAKKAPDDTLAEIYRYFHAEEQKHANAELALMRRWGMLEDDEVPEPNVNIRLAIEWLDTFSDRMSLSVLGTVIPMLEVALDGALLKFLLEEVKDPVCHEAFRKINADESRHLAVDFHALDMIGNSRLRKLVIEAVGTVASPGVIIGALMYVPLLNKMRDNIVDMGLQEERLYEAMKRFKKNGERGNGTKLLTYQVLKYHAGWVINRDSPYHYFADAMVKLTDHYPRSLLRAQPTWSKELTYEPVA is encoded by the coding sequence ATGCCGATCATCCTCGAGGACGTGCTGCAGACCATCAAGGACCGTCAGTGGGCGCTCGCCGACATCGACTGGGAGGCACCCGGGGCCGAGCTGATCACCGACGAGCAGAAGCCGAAACTCAAGGCGTTCATGGCCGATCTGGTATGGATCGAGAACGTCGGTGCCCGTGGGTTCGCCGCACTCGCAAAGAAGGCCCCCGACGACACCCTCGCCGAGATCTACCGCTACTTCCACGCCGAGGAGCAGAAGCACGCCAACGCCGAACTCGCGCTGATGCGCCGGTGGGGGATGCTCGAGGACGACGAGGTGCCCGAGCCGAACGTCAACATCCGCCTCGCCATCGAATGGCTCGACACGTTCTCCGACCGGATGTCGTTGTCGGTGCTGGGCACGGTGATCCCCATGCTGGAGGTCGCGCTCGACGGCGCACTGCTCAAGTTCCTCCTCGAGGAGGTCAAGGATCCCGTATGCCACGAGGCGTTCCGCAAGATCAATGCCGACGAATCACGCCACCTCGCCGTCGATTTCCATGCACTCGACATGATCGGCAACTCGCGGCTGCGCAAACTCGTCATCGAGGCGGTCGGCACGGTCGCGTCGCCGGGCGTCATCATCGGCGCGCTGATGTACGTGCCGCTGCTGAACAAGATGCGCGACAACATCGTCGACATGGGTCTCCAGGAGGAGCGGCTCTACGAGGCGATGAAGCGCTTCAAGAAGAACGGCGAGCGCGGCAACGGGACGAAACTGCTGACGTACCAGGTGCTCAAGTATCACGCGGGATGGGTCATCAACCGGGACAGTCCGTATCACTACTTCGCCGATGCAATGGTCAAGCTGACCGATCACTATCCACGATCGCTGCTGCGGGCGCAGCCCACCTGGTCGAAGGAACTGACCTACGAGCCGGTCGCATGA
- a CDS encoding flavin-containing monooxygenase: protein MSAPTVDTTTLIIGAGFAGIGTAIRLLQKGHDDFIILERDVRPGGTWRDNVYPGAACDIPSRLYSYSFAPNPDWSHTYSGSNEILAYIDRMVADHDLERFIRYSHLAVGIEFDEATGTWRIDIADREPIVARTVVVASGPLSTPGYPDITGIDDYTGHRMHSAAWDHSYDFTGKKVGVIGTGASAVQIIPKLVDAGAEVTVYQRTPGWVLPRLDRRITSATRQIYRTVPGTQAAARRLWFWGHESVALGAVWNSPFTRVIEGVAKLNLRAQVGDPWMRRQLTPDFRAGCKRLLMTSDYYPALQADNCRLITWPIARICEQGVRTVEGIERHFDCLVFATGFEIAKQGTPIPIRGRNGRVLADEWSRGAYAYKSFAVSGYPNLYFTFGPNSGPGHNSALVYMEAQIDAIVTAVSLVRDRGLKLLDVHRPAQDAYNRSIQKRLERTTWNSGCRSWYLTDDGFNATMFPGFATQFIGQMRSVDFTRDFRAVAGDEVSVEVRSPSLA, encoded by the coding sequence ATGAGCGCCCCCACCGTCGACACGACGACCCTCATCATCGGCGCCGGATTCGCCGGTATCGGCACCGCGATCCGTCTCCTCCAAAAAGGTCACGACGACTTCATCATCCTCGAGCGAGACGTGCGGCCCGGCGGAACATGGCGCGACAACGTCTATCCGGGCGCCGCGTGCGACATCCCGTCTCGGTTGTACTCGTACTCGTTCGCACCGAATCCTGATTGGTCACACACCTATTCGGGCAGCAACGAGATTCTCGCGTACATCGATCGGATGGTCGCCGATCACGACCTCGAACGCTTCATCCGCTACTCCCACCTCGCGGTCGGCATCGAGTTCGACGAGGCGACCGGAACGTGGCGCATCGACATCGCCGACCGCGAGCCCATCGTCGCGCGGACCGTGGTCGTGGCGTCGGGACCGTTGTCGACGCCGGGGTATCCCGACATCACCGGTATCGACGACTACACCGGCCATCGGATGCACTCCGCGGCATGGGATCACAGCTACGACTTCACCGGCAAGAAGGTCGGCGTGATCGGTACCGGGGCCAGTGCGGTGCAGATCATCCCGAAGCTCGTGGACGCGGGTGCCGAGGTGACGGTCTATCAGCGCACCCCCGGATGGGTGCTCCCGCGTCTCGATCGGCGCATCACGTCGGCCACCCGCCAGATTTATCGGACGGTGCCGGGCACGCAGGCCGCCGCTCGTCGGCTGTGGTTCTGGGGCCATGAGTCCGTCGCCCTCGGAGCGGTATGGAACTCGCCGTTCACCCGGGTCATCGAGGGTGTCGCGAAACTGAATCTGCGTGCCCAGGTGGGTGATCCGTGGATGCGGCGGCAGCTGACACCGGATTTCCGCGCCGGCTGCAAGCGGCTGCTGATGACCAGCGACTACTACCCGGCACTGCAAGCCGACAACTGCAGGCTGATCACCTGGCCCATCGCCCGCATCTGCGAGCAGGGTGTGCGGACCGTCGAGGGGATCGAGCGGCACTTCGACTGCCTGGTGTTCGCGACCGGGTTCGAGATCGCCAAGCAGGGCACGCCCATTCCCATACGCGGACGCAACGGACGTGTGCTGGCCGATGAATGGTCCCGTGGAGCGTACGCATACAAGAGTTTCGCGGTGTCGGGTTACCCGAACCTGTACTTCACGTTCGGTCCGAACTCCGGTCCCGGCCACAACTCCGCGCTGGTCTACATGGAAGCGCAGATCGACGCGATCGTCACCGCCGTCTCCCTGGTCCGTGACCGCGGACTGAAGCTGCTCGACGTACACCGGCCGGCGCAGGACGCCTACAACCGCTCGATCCAGAAACGCCTGGAACGAACGACCTGGAACTCCGGCTGCCGCAGTTGGTATCTCACCGACGATGGCTTCAACGCCACCATGTTCCCCGGGTTCGCGACCCAGTTCATCGGGCAGATGCGGTCGGTCGACTTCACCCGTGATTTCCGGGCGGTGGCGGGTGATGAGGTGAGTGTCGAGGTGCGCTCACCGTCGCTTGCGTGA
- a CDS encoding DUF4189 domain-containing protein, with product MRITTTAKRTASAGLLAVAAGASLLAVPAEANADTGHIYGAIAISPRTGNTAYAINYSSSIAAKRAAEAKCQASDCQWVVQMDRNCGAVTQQPSSRRWGWAYAPTRRAAEVTAASKSGPGSRTIIWACTAGA from the coding sequence ATGCGTATCACCACCACCGCCAAGCGCACTGCCTCCGCCGGACTGCTCGCCGTTGCCGCCGGCGCATCACTGCTCGCCGTCCCAGCCGAGGCCAATGCCGACACCGGCCACATCTACGGAGCCATCGCCATCTCCCCGCGCACCGGCAACACCGCCTACGCCATCAACTACTCGTCCTCCATCGCGGCCAAGCGGGCGGCCGAGGCCAAGTGCCAGGCGTCCGACTGCCAGTGGGTGGTGCAGATGGACCGCAACTGCGGTGCCGTCACCCAGCAGCCGTCCAGCCGGCGCTGGGGCTGGGCCTACGCACCCACCCGCCGTGCCGCCGAGGTCACCGCTGCGAGCAAGTCGGGACCGGGCTCGCGCACCATCATCTGGGCATGCACCGCCGGGGCGTGA
- a CDS encoding TetR/AcrR family transcriptional regulator: MTADEQRWRGTSPADRTEDRRRRLVEAGCELLGREGETGFSVRAVCRTAAVGPRHFYEIFADLDALLTASYDHAVGLLAESVSTAITAEQNPAGLSSRDRLRLIFSAAVSHLEAHPDVARIVFGIAMANDVLRVHAAVTLTSFVDGVRDSVVDDGPTRDALQTTMLSGGLAAVFSGWLSGGLTRSRDEIVDYCTDVSMMILAG; this comes from the coding sequence GTGACCGCAGACGAGCAACGCTGGAGAGGAACGTCGCCCGCCGACCGAACCGAGGATCGTCGGCGACGACTCGTCGAGGCTGGATGCGAACTGCTCGGCCGCGAAGGAGAGACGGGCTTCTCGGTACGTGCGGTCTGTCGAACCGCGGCCGTCGGACCCCGCCACTTCTACGAAATTTTCGCCGATCTCGACGCGTTGCTCACCGCTTCTTACGACCATGCGGTGGGACTTCTCGCAGAGTCCGTGTCGACTGCGATAACTGCGGAGCAGAACCCGGCAGGACTGTCGTCGCGGGACCGTCTACGCCTGATCTTCTCCGCGGCGGTGTCGCATCTGGAGGCGCATCCCGACGTCGCACGGATCGTGTTCGGGATCGCCATGGCAAACGATGTCCTGCGAGTGCATGCCGCTGTAACCCTCACATCATTCGTCGACGGGGTTCGCGACAGCGTGGTCGACGACGGGCCGACGCGCGACGCGCTGCAGACCACGATGCTGTCGGGAGGTCTCGCGGCAGTGTTCTCCGGGTGGTTGTCGGGCGGACTGACCCGCTCGCGCGACGAGATCGTCGACTATTGCACCGATGTCAGCATGATGATCCTCGCAGGATGA